In Methylobacterium sp. WL1, the sequence GTCCTTGGCCTCGTTCTCCGTGGCCGCCTCGGCGTCGGCACGGCGCTTGGCGATCAGCGCCTCCTTGAACACCTGCACGGCGCCGGCCATGGCGCCGATCTCGTCCCGGCGGTTCGCGCCGAGAACCGGCACCTCCACGTCTCCGGACGCCAGGCGGGTCATCGCCGCGGTCATCCCGGCGAGCGGCCCGGCGACCTGCTTGAGCACGGTCACGATGCCGTACACGATCGCGACGGTGGCAAGCACGAAGGCGGCGAGGAGCAGGACACCGGTCCAGCCCGACGTCGTCCGCGCGGTCTCGAACGCCTCCCGCGCCTCCCGGATCTGCAAGCCCGTCAGCTTTCGAAGGGAGGCTTGAGTCCGAACCATCGCGTTCAGGAGGTCCACATGCCGTTCCGCATAGGCGCTCGCCTGGTTGGTGCCGGCGAGGCGCCCGAGATCTCCGATGATCGTGTCGTTCCGGTCGATCTGTGCCTGGAGCTCCCCGGCGAGGATCTTCTCCTCGGGGGTCAGATACGTGGCGAGGTAATCGGCCCATTGCCGCTTCGCCTGCGCCTGCGCGCGCTGGATGATCTCGGCCCCCGAACGCGGATCGGAGCGCCCGCCACTCAGGGCGCGCGAGGCCTCCACCAAGTTGTCGTAGGCGTCGCGCAACCCGCTGAATTGACCGAGCGGAACGACGCGATCTTCGAAGACCGTCTGCAGACTTCGCGTGTTCCAGTGCAGCGCCATATTACCGAGCGCGGTCGTGCCCAACAGCAGCGTGCCCAGGATCGCCAGAAGGGCAACGAGTCGGGTCTTTATAGTCAAGCGCATCAACGACGTCCGGTCCGCGGCGATTCGATTTTCGAAGCCGACGCGATATCATTCGATGCTTGACGCAATGACAAGTTTTATTTGCCACGCTGAAATATTTTAATCTTTAGTTCTAGTGTCGCTTTACTATTTTCAATAGGCGCCGTTGGACTGATCTCTATCATGGCGCTATTTGAGTGTTACATCTCATGAAACGAGGAACACGAGCGCCCGAGCGTTGAAATTTGTCACGCGAACGACATGCCGATCCCGAAAGCGCCGCCGTACGATCGTTTGCCAGGGTCTTGTGGCGTGTTCCGGATAAGCCGGGTTCCGCCGATCAGAATGCAACGACGGCGGCCAACGTGGGTGGCCGCCGTCGTTGCGGGTCGCCTCCGGAAAACCCGATCACACGTCCAGGTTGGCGACGCTCAGGGCGTTGTCCTGGATGAACTCCCGCCGCGGCTCGACCACGTCGCCCATCAGCTTGACGAACAGGTCGTCGGCGTCGGTCGTGTCCTTGACCTTCACCTGCAGCAGGGAGCGGACCTCGCGGTCCAGCGTGGTCTCCCACAGCTGTTGCGCGGTCATCTCGCCGAGCCCCTTGTAGCGCTGGAGCTGGAGGCCCTTGCGGCCGAAGGCCATGACGGCCTCGAACAGCGCGACGGGCCCGTGCAGCACGGTCTCGTCGGTCTTGCGCATCAGCGTCGCCGGCTCGCCGTAGATTTCCCGGAACGCGTCGGCGCGCTCGGACAGGCGCCTGGCCTCCTGAGACGAGATCAGGCTGGCATCCAGGGTGGCGACCTGCTTGACCCCGCGCAGGGTCCGGGTGAGGCGATAGCCGCCCTCGTGGGCTTCACCCTGCCAGCCCTGCTCGATCTCGTCGGCGATCAGATCGAGGCGGCGCGCGGTCGTGTCGGCCAGGACCTCGGCCTCGCCCAACCGGGATGCCGCCTCCCCGTCGAACGCCCCGGCCAGCACCGCTTGCTCGACCACCGAGCGGTCGTAGCGGGTGTGGAGTCCCTGGAGCACGTTGCGGAAGCCGCGGGCTTCCTCGACCAGGCTCTTGAGCTGCGGCCCGGTGAACTCCGCCCCCGTCGAGAGCCGCAGGATTGCCCCGTCGGTCCCTTGGTCGATCAGGTAGTCCTCGAGGGCACGCTCGTCCTTCAGGTAGATCGCCCTGCGGCCGCGCTCGGCTTTGTAGAGCGGCGGCTGGGCGATGTAGAGGTGCCCGCGGTCGATCAGCTCCGGCATCTGGCGGAAGAAGAACGTCAGCAGCAGGGTCCGGATGTGCGAGCCGTCGACATCCGCGTCGGTCATGATGATGATGCGGTGATAGCGCAGTTTTTCCGGGTTGAAGCCTTCCCGGTCCGTGGACGAGCGGCCGATCCCGGCGCCCAGCGCCGTGATCAGCGTGCCGATCTCGGCCGAGGACAGCATGCGGTCGGCCCGCACCCGCTCGACGTTGAGGATCTTGCCGCGCAGGGGCAGCACCGCCTGGAACGCCCGGTCGCGGCCCTGTTTGGCCGAGCCGCCGGCCGAATCGCCCTCGACCAGCAGGATCTCGCACTTCGACGGGTCGCGCTCCTGGCAGTCGGCGAGCTTGCCGGGGAGCGAGGCGATGTCCAGCGCGCCCTTGCGGGTCACGGTCTCGCGGGCCTTCCGGGCCGCCTCGCGGGCGGAGGCCGCCAGCACGACCTTGCCCATCACCGAGCGGGCCTGCTGCGGGTTCTCCTCGAGCCAGGTCGACAGGCCCTCGTTCAGCACGTTCTCGACCGCGGGGCGGACCTCGGAGGAGACCAGCTTGTCCTTGGTCTGCGACGAGAATTTCGGATCCGGCACCTGCACGGAGATGACCGCGGTCAGGCCCTCGCGGCAATCCTCGCCGGTGAGCGAGACCTTCTCGCGCTTCGAGACGCCCGACGAATCGGCGTAGCCGGTGATCTGGCGGGTCAGCGCCGCCCGGAAGCCCGCCATGTGCGTGCCGCCGTCGCGCTGCGGGATGTTGTTGGTGAACGGCAGCACCGTCTCGTTGAACGAGTCGTTCCACCACAACGCGACCTCGACGCGGATGCCCTCGCGCTCGGCGCGGACAACCACGGGGCTGGCCATGCCCTCGATCGGCTTGCGGGACCGGTCCAGGTACCGGACGAAGGCCTCGATGCCGCCCTCGTAGTACAGCTCCTCGCGCTTGTGCTCGGCATGGCGCGCATCGGTCAGGACGATGCGCACGCCCGAGTTGAGGAAGGCGAGCTCGCGCAGCCGCTTCTCCAGCGTGCCGTAGTCGAACTCGATCATCGTGAAGGTGTTGGTGGAGGGCAGGAACGTGACTTCCGTCCCGCGCCGCCCCTCGCCGGGGCCCACGATCTCAAGCGGCGCCACGGCATCGCCGTGACGGAACTCCATCGCGTGCTCCATGCCGTTGCGCCAGATCCGGAGCTTCAGGAACGACGACAGCGCGTTCACCACCGAGACGCCGACGCCGTGCAGGCCGCCGGAGACCTTGTAGGAATTCTGGTCGAACTTACCGCCCGCGTGCAGCTGGGTCATGATGACCTCGGCCGCCGAGACGCCCTCCTCCTTGTGGATGTCGGTGGGGATGCCGCGGCCGTTGTCGGAGACCGTGACAGAGCCGTCGGCGTTGAGCTGCACGGTGACGAGGTCGGCATGGCCGCCCAGGGCCTCGTCGATGGCGTTGTCCACCACCTCGTAGACCATGTGGTGCAGGCCCGAGCCGTCGTCGGTGTCGCCGATATACATGCCGGGCCGCTTGCGGACGGCGTCGAGGCCCTTCAGCACGCGGATCGATTCCGCGCCGTACTCGGCGGGCTCGTTCGGAGGGGTGTCGGCCATGAAATTCCTCGGGCAGGCGGACCAGTTCGCGACGGAGGGACTCGCGCCGTCGGGCGCCCACGCCTGCGCTCTCGCTTGGTCCACCTGATATAGGGGTTCCGCGTTGAGATTGCACGATTTTACGGGCTCGCACGCGCCCGTACACCCGCTTTTCTGAGGCTCCGCGCTTAACGCCCCGTTAGCCCTCGATGCCGCCCGCGCTGGCCGCGTCCAAACGAGCGATCGCGTCCGCGGAAAGCCGCAGTTCGGCAGCACCCAGCAGATCGTCGAGCTGCGCCACCGACGTCGCGCTGGCGATCGGCGCGGTGATGCCGGGCCGGGCGATGATCCAGGCCAGCGCCACCTGGGCCTGCGTCGCGCGCTGGTCCCGGGCCACCGAATCGAGCACGTCGAGGAGTGCCAGCCCGCGCGGGGTAAGGTACTTCGCGACGCGGTTCTCCCGGGCGCGTCCCGCCGCATCCTGGGCGGACCGGTACTTGCCGGTGAGGAAGCCGGCCGCCAGCGAGAAGTAGCCGATCACCCCGATGTCCTCCGCCCGGCACAGCGGTTCGAGCTCCGCCTCGTAGCCGCGCTCGGCGAGGCTGTAATCCGGCTGCAGGCATTCGTAGCGCGGCAGGCTGGAGGCGGACGAGACAGCCAGCGCCTCGGCGAGGCGGCTGGCGCCGTAATTCGAAGCCCCGATCGTCCGGACTTTGCCCGAAGCGATCAGGCGCTCGTAGGCCCGCAGGGTCTCCTCCAGGGGCACCTCCGCGTCGTCCAGATGCGACTGGTAGAGGTCGATCCGGTCGGTCTGGAGCCGCCGCAGGGACGCCTCGCAGGCCTGCTCGATATGGCGCGCCGACAGGCCCTTGCCGGCGTCACCCATGTCCATGCCGACCTTGGTGGCCAGCACGATCCCGTCCCGGGTGCCCGGGCGCGCCGCGAACCAGCGGCCGATCACGGTCTCGGACTCACCGCCCCGGTGGCCGGGCGCCCAGCGCGAATAGACGTTCGCCGTATCGATGAAGTCGAAGCCGCGCTCCACGAACCGGTCGAGGATGGCGAACGAGGTCGCCTCGTCCGCGGTCCAGCCGAAGACGTTGCCGCCGAGGCAGAAGGGCGCGACCCGGAGGTCGGAGCGGCCGATGCGACGCTTGTCCATGGTGTCAGCCCTGCAGGAACGGATTCGAGACGCGCTCCTCGCCGAGCGTGCCGGTCGGGCCATGGCCGGGGATGAAGGAGATGTCGTCGCCCAACGGCAGGACCTTCTCCTTGATCGCGCGGATCAGCTGCTCGTGGTTGCCGCCGGGCAGGTCGGTGCGGCCAACCGAGCCCTTGAACACCACGTCGCCGACCAGCGCGAAGCGTGCGTCCCGGCTCACGAACACGACGCTACCGGGCGAATGGCCCGGGCAGTGCAGGATGTCGAAGCCGAGCTCGCCGACCGTCACGGCGTCGCCGTCGTCGAGCCACCGGTCGGGGGTCACGGCCCTGCCCTCGCCGATCCCGTAATTGGCGGCGGTCTCCGGCAGGGAATCGAGCAGGAACTTGTCGGCGCGGTGCGGGCCCTCGATCGGCACGCCGAGCCGCTCGCGCAGCTCGTCGGCGCCGGCGGCGTGGTCGACATGGCCGTGGGTCAGCAGGATCTTTTCGACCCGCACGCCCTGCTCCCGGATGGCGGCCTCGATCCGGTCGAGGTCGCCGCCCGGATCGACGACGGCGCCGACCTTGGTGGCGTCGTCCCAGATCAGCGTGCAGTTCTGCTGGAAGGGCGTGACCGGGATGATCCCGGCGCGGGGCGTTCCTGGCATGGGGTTCCGCGGGTTGGCTGCGCCGCCGTCGGCGCTCTGGACCGGGTTCTAGCGCAGAACCGGCCGTGCGGCACCCCGCGGCCGCTCAGGCCGATCCGTCCTTCGGCCGGCGCAGGCTGTCGTGGAGCGCGAGCATCTCGGCCATGCCCATCGACCGGCTGCTCCACCGGGTCTCGGCGGTGTTGACCTTCGTGAAGCGGTCGTGGGACCGGCCGCCATAGGCGCCGAAGATCGCCGTGCCCGGCTCCGTGGTTCCGGCTTCGGGCGGGGCGGAGGACGCGTCCGGCCGGTCGACCCGGTACGACGGCGCCGTCGCCTTGCCGGTGACCCCGATCCGGACCCAGGCGTCGCCGTAATGCTTCTGGCACATCCGCATCGTGACCAGCACCTGGCGCAGGTAGCCCTCGGCATCCTCGAGGCCGGGCAGCACGTCCGCGATCGTCGCGTCCGAGGGGTAATGTTTGGTCCGAACCATGTGCATCCTCGCTCCGGCACATCCCTAGCGCGCCGGGCGGACGGGGGCGAGGCGCCCGTCAGCCCGGGGTCCGCTTCAGCAGGGCGTCGAGGCCGCCGACCCGGAACCAGTGGTAGCCGTAGCCCTCCAGGAACAGGCAGTGGCTGCCCTCGGGGCCGGCGTCGCTGCGCGAGCCGGTGAGCACGTCGACCAGGATGTCGGGCTCCGGCTCGGGCACGCCGGAGCGGAGGGCGATCTCGATCGGCTCTGGCGCGAGGTTGTGCACGCACAGGATGGCGTTGCCACGCCATGCGTAGCGCAGGGCGAGAACCGAGGCCTTACCCGTGGGCACCGCCGTCACGTCGCCCCAGCCGATCTCGGGCGCCTCCTTGCGGTGGCGGATGATGCTCTGCATCCAGTTGAGCAGCGAGCCCCGGTCGTGCCGCTGGTCGGCGACGTTCACGTGCGCGAAGCCGTAGGGACCGTGATCGATCGGCGGCAGCACCGTCCGCTCGGCCCGGGAGAAGCCGCCCTTGTGCTCGGCGGTCCACTGCATCGGCGTCCGGGCGCAGTCCCGCTCCTTCAGGCCCAGGTCGTCGCCCATGCCGATCTCGTCGCCGTAGCGGATCACCGGCGTCCCCGGCAGGGTGAACATCAGCGAGTAGGCCAGCCGGATGCGACGGGGGTCGCCCGCCAGCATGGGGGCGAAGCGGCGCCGGATGCCGCGGTCGTAGAGCTGCATCCCCTTCTCGGGTCCGAATTCGGCGAACACCGCCTGCCGCTGCGTCTCGGTGAGCCGGCCGAGGTCCAGCTCGTCGTGGTTGCGCAGGAAGATGCCCCACTGGCACGAGAGCGGGCGGGGCTTGGTCCGCTCGATCGCCTTCACCAGAGGGCGGGCATCGTGCGCGGCCAGGGCGTAGAAGGTCGATTGGTTGACCTGGAAGTTGAACATCATGTGCATGCGGTCGGCGTCGTCGCCGAAATAGTCGAGGTCCTGCTTCGGCAGGATGTTGGCCTCGGCCAGGATGATCGCGTCGCCCTTGCGCCATTGCAGGAACTCGCGGAAGTCGCGCAGCATGTCGAATTGCTCGCGCGGCTTGCCGCCGACGTCGGCCCCCTTCTCGGCGATGACGAACGGCACCGCATCCATCCGGAAGCCCGACACGCCGAGCTCGATCCAGAACCCCATGATCTTCAAGATCTCGGCCAGCACCTCGGGGTTGGCCGTGTTGAGATCGGGCTGGAAGTCGAAGAACCGGTGGAAGTACCAGGCGCCGGCCTTCTCGTCGTAGGTCCAGGTGGTCTCCTGGACTCCGGGGAAGACCATGCCCTCGTCGGTGCCGGCCGGGCGCTCCTTCGACCAGACGTACCAGTCGCGGTAGGGCGAGTCCGGGTCGGAACGGGCCGACTGGAACCAGCGGTGCTTGTCCGAGGTGTGGTTGACCACGAGGTCGATCAGCACCCGCAGGCCCCGCTGCTTGGCCGCGTGTGCGAAGGCGACGAAATCGCCGAGCGAGCCGTAATCGGGATCGACCCCGTAATAATCCGAGATGTCGTAGCCGCCGTCACGCTTGGGCGAGGGCTGGAACGGCATCAACCAGATTGCGGTGGCGCCCAGGCCCTGGATGTAGTCCAGCCGCCGCTCGAGCCCGGCGAAGTCTCCGATGCCGTCGCCGTTGGCGTCCATGAAGGTGCCGACCGACAGGCAGTAGATGACCGCGTTCTTGTACCAGAGGTCGTTGATCATGCCGGTCCTCGCGAGGCGCCTTCAGAAGCGCCGTTCGGCCATGAGGACCGGCCGCGCCGGCGACCCTACGACGACCGGCGGGAATTGGTTCCGCCTGATCGAAGGGGTCGATCCGGCTCCTTGCGCGCATGATCCATGTAGGCGCGCAGCACGCTGTTGATCTTGGTCTGGTAGCCGCGTCCCTGTTCCCTGAAGAACGCCAGGACATCGGCATCGACCCGCATGGTCACGATCTTCTTCCGGGACTCCGGATGGATGACCGCTTGGCTCCAGTCGATCTCCAGATCGGCCTCGTCGGGATCGGTCGAAACGGCCGCGTCGACGTCGGCATCGGTCAGCGCCTTCACGGCGTCCCAGTCACTCTCGCTGTCGCCGTGCTCAACCATCGCTGTCAGATCCGCCGACGAATGCCTGTCTGTATGCTTGTCGTTCTTCACGCCGCGCCCTCCTGAACGAGATCAACCGCCGCCGATCCAGGCGCCAGGTCCAGACGAGGGTGACGTGCACCTCACCCAGGACCCCGACCGTGACGTGGCGCGCCTCGTCCCGGATGGCTGCCGGACCTTCGAGCCGGGGGCGGCCGTCGAACAGGGCGACCGCGTCCCGGAAATCGAGGCGGTGCTTGGCGAGGTTCGCCCGGCGCTTCGCCTCGTCCCACTCGAGCATGGCCGGTCGCCCCTCGATGTCAATACGTTCTGTCAATACGTGCTAGGGCGAAGCTTGCGGGGGGGGGGGGCACCCCGGCAGGCTTTTCCTTAAAACAGCCGCGTTGTGCTCGCCCAGTTCGGCGGCGCACCCGGGAGGTTCGCACCCGCTCCGCCGCCCCCTCGAATCCGGACCGCATGAACGCCATCCTGATCAAGCTGTTCGCGACGGCCCTGACGCTGAGCCAGGTCACGACGCGGCCGGACGTGGTGCGGACCCAGTTCGATCCGTTCACCGATCAGGCCGAGGTCGTGCGCCTGCTGCGCGACGGCTGCGCCCACATGCGCAAGGCGTTCGACATCGAGGACATCAATCTCGATGAGTTGATCACCACCGCCATGGAGGATCCGACGAGCGTCGCCGGGCCGGGGGCGCCGAAGATCCTGCACGGGCTCAACCTCGACGAGCTGAACACCAGCTACAAGCAGTTCTGCAAGGGCGAGAACCCGGCGATCTCGCCGTTCAATGCCCGCGAGGTCATCGAGTTCTACGACAACGCCACCAAGGACCTGCCCACCGCCGAGGCGCTCCGGGACAAGGTCCTGCCCGGCATGACCCGCATCCTCGACGGGTCGGGCAAGCCCTTCGCCGAGACCTTCGAGGCGAACGGCCGCCGGCTCGTGGTGCCGATCACCGCGGTGCCGAACCTCGTGCAGAAGGCGTTCATCGCGGCGGAAGACAAGCGCTTCGAGAGCCACCACGGCATCGACGAGCGCGGCGTGATCCGCGCCTTCATCGGCAACCTCGCCTCGCCCGGGCGCCCGGCCGGCGGCTCGACCATCACCCAGCAGGTGGTGAAGAACCTCTCGGTCGGCGACGACGTCACCTACGAGCGCAAGATCCGCGAGATGATCGTGGCGGCCCGCCTGGAGCGGATCCTCTCGAAGCCGCAGATCCTCGGGCTCTATCTCAACGGCATCTATCTCGGCCGCGGCGCCTACGGCATCGAGATGGCGGCGCAGAGCTATTTCGGGAAGTCGGTCGGGCAGCTGACCCTGCCGGAGGCCGCCCTGCTGGCCGGCATGCCGAAGGGACCCAACTTCTACAGTCCGGACAAGTACCCGGAGCGGGCGCGCGAACGGCGCGCCTACGTGCTCGCCCGCCTCAAGGAGGAAGGCACGATCACCGATGCCGAGATGTCCGGCGCGGTCAACGCCGATCTCGGGCTGAAGCCGGTTGACGCGACGCGGCGCGATTCGGGCTTCTACGTGGTCGATTACCTGAACCGCGAGGCCCGCACCTTCGCAGGGGTGGATTCGCTGACCGCCGGCTCGTTCACGGTCCGCTCGACCATCAATGCCGGGCTCCAGCGCGCCGTCGAGGGGGCGCTGCAGGACGGGCTCGCCAACTACGAGCGCGCCACCGGGCGCCAGACCTACACGGGTCCCGAACTCAACCTCGCCGACAGCATCCGCCGGATCCAGGCGGCGACGCCCGCGCCGGAAGGCTCGGTGCAGAGCGCGCCCGGCGTGACGGGGGCCCGGGCCGAGGCCGCGAAGGACCCCGCGAAGCCCGAGGCCAAGGCGGGCGCAAAGGCGGCCAAGCTCAAGGCCCCGGCGGCGCCGCTGGTGAAGCCCGTGTGGCTGCGGGCCCTGGAGAGCGCGCGGCCGACCCTGTACGACGTGCACTGGCCCGTCGCCGTCGTCCTCGAGCCCGGGCGCGGACCCGTGAAGGTCGGCCTTGCCGACGGCCGCACCGCAACCCTCGATCCGGGCGTCGCCCGGGGCAAGCTGCAGCTCTACGACGTGGTCCGGGTCAAGCTCACGGAGGGGCGCGGCGCGCCCCGGGCGCAGCTGCGGGTCCGGCCCAACGTGCAGGGTGCCGCCCTGGTCATGGAGAACCAGACCGGCCGCATCCTGGCGATGGCGGGTGGGTTCTCCTATCCGCTGAGCCAGCTCAACCGGGTCACTCAGGCGGTGCGCCAGCCCGGCTCGACCCTCAAGCCGCTGACCTACCTGGCCGCCCTGAATGCCGGGCTCCAGCCCAACACCCTGGTGATGGATTCCGCCGTGACCCTGCCGCCGATCGGCGGATCCGGGGATTCCTGGTCGCCGAAGAACTACGAGGGCGGCGGCTCCGGGCCGACGACCCTGCGCAGGGGCCTGGAATTCTCCAAGAACCTCGTCACCGCCCGGCTATTGCAGGGGGGCATCGCCCCGAAGGCGCCGGCCAGCCTGAAGCGGGTCTGCGACATCGCCTTGGAGGCGCAGATCTACGCCGAGTGCGAGCCCTACTACCCGTTCGTCCTCGGCGCGCAGCCGGTCCGGATGCTCGACCTCGCCGGGTTCTACGCGGCGGTGGCCAACGAGGGCGCCCGACCGGCGCCGTTCGCGCTCGAATCGGTCGAGCGGGACGGCAAGGCGCTCTACACCCACGCCGCCCGCGAGCCCACACGGATCGGCTCGGCCGACCGGATCGCGTTCTACCAGCTCAAGACCATGCTGCAGGGCGTCACCCAGCACGGCACCGCGGCGGCCCTGTCCAAGGTGTCGGCCTACGTCGCCGGCAAGACCGGCACCTCCGAGAACGAGAACGACGCCTGGTTCGCGGGCTTCACCAACGAGATCACCGTGGTGGTCTGGGTCGGCTACGACAACGCCGACGGCAGCCGCAAGACGCTCGGCCGCGGTCAGACCGGCGGGCATCTCTCGGTCCCGATCGCCTCCACCATCCTGCAGGCGGCCTGGGCGAACGGCATCGCGAAGACGCCCCTGCGCGGCCCCTCCCCCGAGGCGCGGCCGTTCATCGCCGACCTGGCGATCGACCCGCATAGCGGCCAGCGGGTCGCGGGCGGCGGCTTCATCGAGCATTTCCGAACCAGTGGCGACGGCCAGATGGCCGACACCCAGTTCCGCCTGGTGCCGCGCGAGACCCTCTACGCCATGCGGCCGGATGCGCAGGACGGCGACCTCTCCAGCAACGAGGACGGCGCGAGCGTGGCCGGCGACTACTACGGCAACATGACCGGCGAACGCGCCGCCCCCGATCCGCTCGATCCCTTCGGCGAACGCCCCGCTGCGCGCAGCCGCCGTGCGCAGGGCGATCTGGATTCCTATGGCCAGGACGCCTACAGGCCCTGGCCCGGCCAGACGGCGCGCTCGCCCTTCGGAGACGAGGGCGTGCGCCAGCCGCGCCGCCGCGACCCGGACTACCTGTTCGGCGAAGACCCGGGCTACTGACCCACCCGCTCCGACCGATGAGATGCCCGTTGCGAACGCAGTTTCCTGCCGCCCTCGCCCTCGTTCTGACGGCCGCTGCGCCGGTCTGCGCGCAGAGTCCGGCCGCCAACACCGTGCCGGGGCTTGAACGGATCAAGGAGGTGCCCTCGGTCACCGCCCTCGATCCGGCCGCGCTCAAGCCGGGGCAGATCCTGTTCACGGATCACCGCGACAACCCCACGGCGCCCGAGAACGGGCTGATCCCGTACCTGGACTGGCTTAAGGTCCGCCCGGCCGAGGCCGCGGTGCTGGCGCCCTTCCCCGGCTACAAGGAGCCGGACTACACCGTGACGGTGAACGGCGTGACCAAGCCGCGGCACGAGACGCTGAAAGTCTACGTGGCGGAAGGACGGTTCGTGGTCGCCCGGCCGCCCGAGGCGATCGACCTCCAGGCTTTCGCCAATCTCGGCTTCGTCCAGAAGATGGACCCGGCGATCAAGCACAAGGCGATCACCACCGGCGAGGTGACGCCGAACAAGGACCCGGCCGCCGCCTTCGCCAAGCGCCCGGACCGGCCCTGGTGCGAGGGGGCCGGCGCCTGCATCGAGTCCCGGTACGATCTCGAAGGCAAGCTGCCGCTGGGCGTGAAGCTCGCCAACAAGCTCGAAGAGGGCTCGGCCAAGAAGATCGCCGAGTATGTCGCGTTCCAGAGCGAGCTGCGGGTGCTCGGCGCCGACCAGGGGGCGGCCCTGAAGGCGCTGACCAAGATCGACACGCCGGTGACGGATGGGCTGGAGCAGACGATCTTCTGGGTCAACCAGATCCTGCGCTTCGGCAAGTTCCTGGCGGTGTTCCAGCCGTTGCCGAACGATCCCACCAAGACGGTGGTGACCACCTACATGGCGCTCGCCATCAAGGCCGACGTGCTGGACCGCAAGGCCGAGTACGCCCGCGTGCCCGTGCTGAAGAACCTGCTCCCCGCCCAGGTGCTGATGGGCAATTCGAGCTTTAACACCGGCAGCTCGATCAGTGCCGGCCTGCCGGTCTACGCCCGCAACCGCATCACGACCTTCGCGGACGCGATCGCGAAGCGCTGACCGGTCGGCTCCCCGCGCCCGACCAAATTTCCCCGCACCGGCGTTCCGGGACGGGGCGCCCGGGGGCTCAGAACCCGCGGTTGCCGATCGAAGGCAGGGTCGGCTGCGTGTAGGCGCGGTTCACGTCGCGCCGGGTCTGGGTGCCGTTGGTGTCGTTCGAGGCGCGGTAATTGTCGAGCCGGAAGCTGTCGGCGAGGCCGCTGCGCCCGTCCGGGCTGTCGGTGTTGCAGGCGCACAGGCCGCCGACCGCCAGGAACGCGACGGCAAGAAGGGTAAAGCGCATGATTGGTCCTGAGCGATGCCGACCCGCGCGAGGGATCACTATCCGCCGCCGAATCGCAGTGTGAAAAGTCGGTGCCGGCATGGTCAGCGCGCCGGCAAGTCCGTCAAGACCGGCGGAGAGGCGTAAACCGATTCTGCCGCCTCCGATGCGCGGCGGCCACGGAAAATCTACCTTTCCAGCCGTTAGCGGCGGATAGAGGCCGGCAATTGCCGGAAGTCCGGTCCTTACCCCTGGCGAATCCGGGTCCTTTCGGGCCAGAACCGTCGGCGATGAGCAATGTCCTGCCCTTCCGGCCGCGCCCGACCGTCACCCGCCTCGCCCGCTGCGAGGTCGTGACCGTGGCCGGCGATCTCCTCGCCCTGCTCGAGCAGCTCGAGGATGTGAGTGCCCGCGCCGCCGCGATGGGCCGTCCGACGCTCGAAGTCGAGCGTACGGTTCAGAACCTCCTCGACGCGGTCAGCGCCGTGGAGCGAGCCCTCGATTGCATCGGCGA encodes:
- a CDS encoding transglycosylase domain-containing protein, with the protein product MNAILIKLFATALTLSQVTTRPDVVRTQFDPFTDQAEVVRLLRDGCAHMRKAFDIEDINLDELITTAMEDPTSVAGPGAPKILHGLNLDELNTSYKQFCKGENPAISPFNAREVIEFYDNATKDLPTAEALRDKVLPGMTRILDGSGKPFAETFEANGRRLVVPITAVPNLVQKAFIAAEDKRFESHHGIDERGVIRAFIGNLASPGRPAGGSTITQQVVKNLSVGDDVTYERKIREMIVAARLERILSKPQILGLYLNGIYLGRGAYGIEMAAQSYFGKSVGQLTLPEAALLAGMPKGPNFYSPDKYPERARERRAYVLARLKEEGTITDAEMSGAVNADLGLKPVDATRRDSGFYVVDYLNREARTFAGVDSLTAGSFTVRSTINAGLQRAVEGALQDGLANYERATGRQTYTGPELNLADSIRRIQAATPAPEGSVQSAPGVTGARAEAAKDPAKPEAKAGAKAAKLKAPAAPLVKPVWLRALESARPTLYDVHWPVAVVLEPGRGPVKVGLADGRTATLDPGVARGKLQLYDVVRVKLTEGRGAPRAQLRVRPNVQGAALVMENQTGRILAMAGGFSYPLSQLNRVTQAVRQPGSTLKPLTYLAALNAGLQPNTLVMDSAVTLPPIGGSGDSWSPKNYEGGGSGPTTLRRGLEFSKNLVTARLLQGGIAPKAPASLKRVCDIALEAQIYAECEPYYPFVLGAQPVRMLDLAGFYAAVANEGARPAPFALESVERDGKALYTHAAREPTRIGSADRIAFYQLKTMLQGVTQHGTAAALSKVSAYVAGKTGTSENENDAWFAGFTNEITVVVWVGYDNADGSRKTLGRGQTGGHLSVPIASTILQAAWANGIAKTPLRGPSPEARPFIADLAIDPHSGQRVAGGGFIEHFRTSGDGQMADTQFRLVPRETLYAMRPDAQDGDLSSNEDGASVAGDYYGNMTGERAAPDPLDPFGERPAARSRRAQGDLDSYGQDAYRPWPGQTARSPFGDEGVRQPRRRDPDYLFGEDPGY